In one Salipiger abyssi genomic region, the following are encoded:
- a CDS encoding TIGR02300 family protein: MPKEEWGTKRVCPTTGKRFYDLNKDPIVSPYTGEVLQLDTGKRAMLVADAADGAKRSAAKEDSDESDLLEDDVEVDLDDDDVLEDEDDDNVSLDDIADVASEDDDG, from the coding sequence ATGCCCAAAGAAGAATGGGGTACAAAACGCGTCTGCCCGACGACGGGCAAGCGGTTTTACGACCTGAACAAGGACCCGATCGTCAGCCCGTATACGGGTGAGGTCCTGCAACTGGACACCGGCAAGCGCGCGATGCTCGTCGCCGATGCCGCCGACGGTGCCAAGCGCAGCGCCGCCAAGGAAGACTCGGACGAGTCCGATCTGCTCGAAGACGATGTCGAGGTCGATCTCGACGATGACGACGTGCTCGAGGACGAGGACGACGACAACGTTTCGCTCGACGACATCGCCGATGTCGCAAGCGAGGACGACGACGGCTGA
- a CDS encoding M48 family metallopeptidase has protein sequence MGQITLPGNPPIAVTLRRSAQARRLSLRLSQIDGRVTLTLPRRVPEREALGFLRDKEAWLRGHMEARGEDVRIAVGAVLPVEGVPRVLRAGTGRSVALAPDAVAVPGPEERMAARLQGWLRTLARERLAEASDRHAAALGRPYTRLTLRDTRSRWGSCTADGALMYSWRLILAPPEVLDYVAAHEVAHLAEMNHSRAFWDTVERLYGDWRGARRWLRDEGGGLHRYRFGD, from the coding sequence ATGGGGCAGATCACACTTCCTGGCAACCCGCCGATCGCGGTCACGCTGCGCCGTTCCGCACAGGCGCGGCGGCTGTCGCTGCGGCTGAGCCAGATCGACGGGCGGGTGACGCTCACGCTGCCGCGCCGGGTGCCCGAGCGCGAGGCGCTGGGGTTCCTGCGCGACAAGGAGGCCTGGCTGCGCGGCCATATGGAGGCGCGCGGCGAGGATGTGCGAATCGCCGTCGGCGCGGTGCTGCCCGTCGAGGGCGTGCCGCGCGTGCTGCGCGCAGGGACGGGGCGCAGCGTGGCGCTGGCGCCGGATGCGGTCGCGGTGCCCGGCCCGGAGGAGCGCATGGCAGCGCGGCTCCAGGGCTGGCTGCGTACGCTGGCCCGCGAGCGGCTAGCAGAGGCGTCGGACCGTCATGCCGCCGCGCTGGGGCGGCCCTATACCCGGCTCACCCTGCGCGACACGCGCTCGCGCTGGGGCTCCTGCACTGCCGACGGGGCGCTGATGTATTCCTGGCGGCTGATCCTCGCGCCGCCCGAGGTGCTCGACTATGTCGCCGCCCACGAGGTGGCGCATCTGGCCGAGATGAACCATTCCCGCGCCTTCTGGGACACGGTGGAGCGTCTCTATGGCGACTGGCGCGGCGCCCGGCGCTGGCTGCGCGACGAGGGCGGCGGGCTGCATCGCTACCGTTTCGGAGATTGA
- a CDS encoding GntR family transcriptional regulator, with translation MNVTPPRATEIVTSAHDRVYRGLRTRIMLGQIAPGESLTLRGIGKEFAVSMTPAREAVRRLVAEGALSMSSSGRVSTPELSNERIEELAALRALIEVELASRALPRAHMALIDRLQTINGVIADVVRNRDAVGYIRSNLEFHRTLYLRAQAPAMLAMAETVWLQLGPTMRALYGRLRRSEAPQYHRLMIAALKAGDEPGLRLAVRSDVTQGLKMLTS, from the coding sequence ATGAATGTCACGCCCCCCCGCGCCACCGAAATCGTCACCTCCGCCCATGACCGGGTCTATCGCGGGCTGCGCACGCGCATCATGCTCGGCCAGATCGCCCCGGGCGAATCGCTGACCCTGCGCGGCATCGGCAAGGAATTCGCCGTCTCGATGACGCCCGCGCGCGAGGCGGTGCGCCGGCTGGTCGCCGAGGGCGCGCTGAGCATGTCCTCCTCGGGCCGGGTCTCGACGCCGGAGCTGTCGAACGAACGTATCGAGGAGCTGGCGGCGCTGCGCGCGCTGATCGAGGTGGAGCTGGCCTCGCGGGCGCTGCCACGGGCGCATATGGCGCTGATCGACCGTTTGCAGACCATAAACGGGGTGATCGCCGATGTCGTGCGCAACCGCGATGCGGTGGGCTATATCCGCTCCAATCTGGAATTTCACCGCACGCTCTATCTGCGCGCCCAGGCGCCGGCGATGCTGGCCATGGCCGAGACGGTCTGGCTCCAGCTCGGGCCGACGATGCGGGCGCTTTACGGGCGGCTGCGGCGCTCTGAGGCGCCGCAATATCACCGGCTGATGATTGCCGCGCTGAAGGCCGGCGACGAGCCCGGGCTGCGGCTCGCGGTGCGCTCGGACGTGACGCAGGGGCTGAAGATGCTGACGAGCTGA
- a CDS encoding acetyl-CoA carboxylase carboxyltransferase subunit alpha → MTHYLDFEKPLAEIEGKAEELRNMARANEEMHVEDEAAALDRKAQDLLKDLYKKLTPWRKCQVARHPDRPHCKDYIEALFTEYTPLAGDRGFADDHAVMGGLARFNDRPVMVIGHEKGNDTQSRIERNFGMARPEGYRKAIRLMDMADRFGLPVITLVDTPGAYPGKGAEERGQSEAIARSTEKCLQIGVPLVSVIIGEGGSGGAVAFATANRVAMLEHSVYSVISPEGCASILWKDAEKMREAAEALRLTAQDLLKLGIADRVIAEPLGGAHRDPEASIAAVGQTIAAMLAEMDDMKPKALVKARRDKFLNMGARGLAA, encoded by the coding sequence ATGACGCACTATCTCGACTTCGAAAAACCGCTTGCCGAAATCGAAGGCAAGGCCGAAGAGCTGCGCAATATGGCGCGGGCGAACGAAGAGATGCATGTGGAGGACGAGGCCGCTGCGCTCGACCGCAAGGCGCAGGATCTGCTCAAGGATCTTTATAAGAAGCTGACGCCCTGGCGCAAATGCCAGGTGGCGCGGCACCCCGACCGCCCGCATTGCAAAGACTATATCGAGGCGCTCTTTACCGAATACACCCCGCTGGCCGGCGACCGCGGCTTTGCCGACGATCACGCGGTGATGGGCGGGCTCGCGCGGTTCAACGACCGTCCGGTGATGGTGATCGGCCATGAAAAGGGCAACGACACCCAAAGCCGCATCGAGCGCAATTTCGGCATGGCGCGCCCCGAGGGCTATCGCAAGGCGATCCGCCTGATGGACATGGCCGACCGTTTCGGCCTGCCGGTGATCACCCTGGTCGACACGCCCGGCGCCTATCCCGGCAAGGGCGCCGAAGAGCGCGGCCAGTCCGAGGCCATCGCGCGCTCGACCGAGAAATGCCTCCAGATCGGTGTGCCGCTGGTCTCGGTCATCATCGGCGAGGGCGGCTCCGGCGGCGCCGTGGCCTTTGCCACCGCCAACCGCGTGGCGATGCTCGAACATTCGGTCTATTCGGTGATCTCGCCCGAGGGCTGCGCCTCGATCCTCTGGAAAGACGCGGAGAAGATGCGCGAGGCCGCCGAGGCGCTGCGCCTGACCGCGCAGGATCTGCTCAAGCTCGGCATCGCCGACCGCGTCATCGCCGAACCGCTGGGTGGCGCGCATCGCGACCCCGAGGCCTCCATCGCGGCGGTCGGCCAGACCATCGCTGCAATGCTGGCCGAGATGGACGACATGAAGCCCAAGGCGCTGGTCAAGGCGCGGCGCGACAAGTTCCTCAACATGGGCGCACGCGGCCTCGCCGCCTGA
- a CDS encoding LysE family translocator, producing the protein MTPDLLLALSAFALVTVITPGPNNLMLLASGANFGFRRTIPHMLGIGLGFPAMVLLMGLGVGQIFEIWPQAHTVLLVISVIYMLWLAWKIAHAAPPPEAGSEPAGRPLNFLQAAAFQWVNPKAWSMALGAITLYAAGREPGAVLWVAGTYVAVSGISTTSWTVLGREMRRLLNRPARLRAFNWTMAALLVASLLPVLLQGQP; encoded by the coding sequence ATGACACCCGATCTGCTCCTCGCCCTTTCCGCCTTTGCGCTCGTCACCGTCATCACACCGGGGCCGAACAACCTGATGCTACTCGCCTCGGGCGCCAATTTCGGCTTTCGCCGGACGATCCCGCATATGCTGGGGATCGGACTGGGCTTTCCCGCCATGGTGCTGCTGATGGGGCTGGGTGTCGGTCAGATCTTCGAGATCTGGCCGCAGGCGCATACGGTGCTGCTGGTCATCTCGGTGATCTACATGCTCTGGCTCGCCTGGAAGATCGCCCATGCCGCCCCGCCGCCCGAAGCGGGAAGCGAGCCTGCGGGACGGCCACTGAATTTCCTTCAGGCGGCGGCGTTCCAGTGGGTGAACCCCAAGGCCTGGTCGATGGCGCTGGGGGCGATCACGCTCTACGCCGCCGGGCGCGAGCCGGGCGCGGTGCTCTGGGTGGCGGGCACCTATGTGGCGGTCTCGGGGATCTCGACAACCTCATGGACGGTGCTCGGCCGCGAGATGCGGCGGCTGCTGAACCGTCCGGCGCGGCTGCGGGCCTTCAACTGGACGATGGCGGCGCTGCTCGTCGCCTCGCTGCTGCCGGTGTTGCTGCAGGGGCAGCCATAG
- a CDS encoding Lrp/AsnC family transcriptional regulator, whose amino-acid sequence MSDLDDIDRRILRVLAGDGRISNLALAERVGLSPSACLRRVAALEKSGVIAGYRAVLSPEKTGVGFIAYVLVGLNLHTKGAQEAFERAIARAPEVRECHNITGNVEYLLRVEVADIAAYKHFHNEVLGTLPQLNAITSYVVMGSPKDERA is encoded by the coding sequence ATGAGTGATCTGGACGACATAGACCGCAGGATATTGCGCGTTCTGGCCGGTGACGGGCGGATCAGCAACCTCGCGCTGGCCGAGCGGGTGGGGCTCTCGCCCTCGGCCTGCCTGCGCCGGGTGGCGGCGCTGGAGAAATCCGGGGTGATCGCCGGCTATCGCGCGGTGCTGAGCCCGGAAAAGACCGGGGTGGGCTTCATCGCCTATGTGCTTGTGGGGCTGAACCTGCACACCAAGGGCGCGCAGGAGGCCTTTGAGCGGGCCATCGCGCGGGCACCGGAGGTGCGGGAGTGCCACAATATCACCGGCAATGTGGAATATCTGCTGCGGGTCGAGGTGGCCGATATTGCCGCCTACAAGCATTTCCACAACGAGGTGCTGGGCACGCTGCCGCAGCTCAACGCCATCACCTCCTATGTGGTGATGGGCTCGCCCAAGGACGAACGCGCCTGA